The following are from one region of the Procambarus clarkii isolate CNS0578487 chromosome 52, FALCON_Pclarkii_2.0, whole genome shotgun sequence genome:
- the LOC138352053 gene encoding polysialic acid O-acetyltransferase-like, with protein MTSQRKRSWINSNVTRTPAEGNNRPTADINLDAEEQAFDTTSTQTQESRHRSADIGQQTQNSRRRTADAEQQTQDSRRRRAGAAEQTQECRHRTADAGEQAQESRHRSADTGQQTQNSRRRTADAEEQAQQSRRRSAETG; from the coding sequence ATGACGTCACAACGGAAACGTTCATGGATCAACAGCAACGTGACGAGGACTCCTGCAGAGGGCAACAACAGGCCCACCGCAGACATTAACCTGGACGCAGAAGAGCAGGCATTCGACACCACCAGTACGCAGACGCAGGAGAGCAGACACAGGAGTGCAGACATAGGACAGCAGACGCAGAACAGCAGACGCAGAACAGCAGACGCAGAACAGCAGACGCAGGACAGCAGACGAAGAAGAGCAGGCGCAGCAGAGCAGACACAGGAGTGCAGACACAGGACAGCAGACGCAGGAGAACAGGCGCAGGAGAGCAGACACAGGAGTGCAGACACAGGACAGCAGACGCAGAACAGCAGACGCAGGACAGCAGACGCAGAAGAGCAGGCGCAGCAGAGCAGACGCAGGAGTGCAGAAACAGGATAG
- the LOC138352054 gene encoding octapeptide-repeat protein T2-like, which yields MRADAGEQTHESRRRRADAGEQTQGSRRGRSDTREQTQEIRRKRADAGEQTQGSRRGTSDTREQTQESRRKRADAGEQTRESRHRRADAGEQTQESRHKRADAGEQTQESRRRRAEG from the coding sequence ATGAGAGCAGACGCGGGAGAGCAGACGCATGAGAGCAGACGCAGGAGAGCAGACGCAGGAGAGCAGACGCAGGGGAGCAGACGCGGGAGATCAGACACAAGAGAGCAGACGCAGGAGATCAGACGCAAGAGAGCAGACGCAGGAGAGCAGACGCAGGGGAGCAGACGCGGGACATCAGACACAAGAGAGCAGACACAAGAGAGCAGACGCAAGAGAGCAGACGCAGGAGAGCAGACGCGGGAGAGCAGACACAGGAGAGCAGACGCAGGAGAGCAGACACAGGAAAGCAGACACAAGAGAGCAGACGCAGGAGAGCAGACGCAGGAGAGCAGACGCAGGAGAGCAGAAGGATGA
- the LOC138352052 gene encoding hepatitis A virus cellular receptor 1-like: MATQTLRATLHLTKTLHLTKTLHLTKTLHLTKTLHLTKTLHVTKTLHVTKTLHLTKTLPLTKTLHLTKTLHLTKTLHLTKTLHLTKTLHLTKTLHVTKTLHVTKTLHLTKTLPLTKTLHLTKTLHLTKTLHLTKTLHLTKTLHLTKTLHVTKTLHLTKTLHLTKTLPLTKTLHLTKTLHLTKTLHLTV; this comes from the exons ATGGCAACACAAACTCTTAGAGCG ACTTTACATCTCACCAAGACTTTACATCTCACCAAGACTTTACATCTCACCAAGACTTTACATCTCACCAAGACTTTACATCTCACCAAGACTTTACATGTCACCAAGACTTTACATGTCACCAAGACTTTACATCTCACCAAGACTTTACCTCTCACCAAGACTTTACATCTCACCAAGACTTTACATCTCACCAAGACTTTACATCTCACCAAGACTTTACATCTCACCAAGACTTTACATCTCACCAAGACTTTACATGTCACCAAGACTTTACATGTCACCAAGACTTTACATCTCACCAAGACTTTACCTCTCACCAAGACTTTACATCTCACCAAGACTTTACATCTCACCAAGACTTTACATCTCACAAAGACTTTACATCTCACCAAGACTTTACATCTCACCAAGACTTTACATGTCACCAAGACTTTACATCTCACCAAGACTTTACATCTCACCAAGACTTTACCTCTCACCAAGACTTTACATCTCACCAAGACTTTACATCTCACCAAGACTTTACATCTCACCGTCTaa